A single Blastococcus colisei DNA region contains:
- a CDS encoding DUF2461 domain-containing protein, which translates to MSFEGFPDEGLVFYEGLEADNSKTYWTRNKSAYDTHVRAPLQALLDEIAPEFGTPKVFRPYRDVRFSHDKTPYKTHQGAVVHPDGGGTGSWYVQISAEGLMVSGGSWRWESDQVARYRRAVADGVQGPRLEEEVARLVAGGWSIEGERLVRVPAGHAADAPRLELLKHKSLHGTRRWEPVDWLHDRRALDRVRDSWRELRPLNAWLSDNVGATAKEAVARPAGGTGGQPAPGCDGALPASR; encoded by the coding sequence GTGAGCTTCGAGGGCTTCCCCGACGAGGGGCTGGTGTTCTACGAGGGTCTGGAGGCCGACAACTCCAAGACCTACTGGACCCGCAACAAGAGCGCCTACGACACGCACGTCCGCGCTCCGCTCCAAGCGCTCCTGGACGAGATCGCGCCGGAGTTCGGCACGCCGAAGGTCTTCCGCCCCTACCGCGACGTCCGCTTCAGCCACGACAAGACCCCCTACAAGACGCATCAGGGGGCGGTCGTGCACCCCGACGGCGGTGGCACCGGCTCCTGGTACGTGCAGATCTCGGCCGAGGGCCTCATGGTGTCCGGCGGCTCCTGGCGGTGGGAGTCGGATCAGGTCGCGCGGTACCGCCGGGCGGTCGCCGACGGCGTTCAGGGTCCACGGCTCGAGGAGGAGGTCGCGCGCCTGGTGGCGGGCGGCTGGAGCATCGAGGGTGAGCGGCTCGTCCGTGTCCCGGCGGGGCATGCCGCCGACGCTCCTCGCCTGGAACTGCTCAAGCACAAGTCGCTGCACGGAACTCGGCGCTGGGAGCCGGTGGACTGGCTGCACGACCGTCGGGCCCTGGACCGGGTGCGTGACTCCTGGCGGGAACTGCGGCCGCTGAACGCGTGGCTCTCCGACAACGTCGGTGCCACCGCGAAAGAAGCAGTCGCCCGTCCCGCCGGCGGAACGGGCGGTCAACCTGCCCCCGGATGCGACGGGGCACTTCCCGCGTCGAGATGA
- a CDS encoding GNAT family N-acetyltransferase, whose amino-acid sequence MNPEAGFPRVTGSADVSVRPALPQDADEIARIQVVTWRTAYRRALPEDVLDHWDAEAATASWASAITSPPTPGHGVLVALERNTVVGFAAFGPAELTPGEAPDPAGPTAELGTLLVEPRWGRRGHGSRLLAAVSDVARDGGAARLQVWLLEDDRVSQGFYESAGWGPDGWARTLDTGGSPLREIRWHALLADEEARP is encoded by the coding sequence GTGAATCCTGAGGCGGGCTTTCCGCGTGTCACCGGGTCCGCGGACGTCTCCGTCCGCCCGGCCCTGCCGCAGGACGCCGACGAGATCGCCCGGATCCAGGTGGTCACCTGGCGGACGGCGTATCGCCGGGCCCTACCTGAGGACGTGCTCGACCACTGGGACGCCGAAGCGGCGACCGCGAGCTGGGCGTCGGCCATCACCTCTCCTCCCACCCCGGGACACGGCGTCCTCGTCGCGCTGGAACGGAACACCGTCGTGGGCTTCGCCGCCTTCGGGCCGGCCGAGCTGACTCCCGGTGAAGCGCCCGATCCGGCCGGTCCCACCGCGGAGCTGGGCACCCTGCTGGTCGAGCCCCGGTGGGGTCGACGAGGCCACGGCAGCCGCCTCCTGGCGGCGGTCAGCGACGTCGCCCGGGACGGCGGCGCCGCACGGCTCCAGGTCTGGCTGCTCGAGGACGACCGGGTGTCACAGGGGTTCTACGAGTCGGCGGGCTGGGGACCGGACGGCTGGGCCAGGACGCTGGACACGGGTGGGAGCCCGCTGCGGGAGATCCGCTGGCACGCCCTGCTCGCCGACGAGGAGGCACGACCGTGA
- a CDS encoding winged helix-turn-helix domain-containing protein, translating into MSAPAIERLPAVLARRIALAAQGFADPRPSTGVGIRQLRRLVDRLAVVQIDSVNVLSRSHYLPAFSRLGSYPRAALDDLTARRHAVFEYWAHEASFLPVRLQPHLRWRMAAAEEHAWGNMVRLQRERPGFVAEVRERVRTEGPLKAGGLLEGKRERSGEMWDWHAGKVALEWLFFTGEVTATHRTTSFEKVYDLTERVLPAAVLQAPTPDPADAVRELVRTASQALGVATERDLRDYFRLRPEAARTAIAELTAAGELLPVEVTGWGAPAWLDPEARRPRWIRARALLSPFDSLVWERPRVERIFGFRYRLEIYTPAAKRVHGYYVLPFLLGDQLVARADLKADRKAGVLRVQAVHGEEGIDRPIVARALAEELRLMADWLELDDVTVSGAGDLAADLAHASAAVRVDVGA; encoded by the coding sequence GTGAGCGCACCCGCGATCGAACGGCTGCCCGCCGTGCTGGCCCGGCGGATCGCCCTCGCGGCCCAGGGATTCGCCGACCCCCGCCCGTCGACCGGCGTCGGGATCCGCCAGTTGCGCCGGCTCGTCGACCGGCTGGCCGTCGTGCAGATCGACTCGGTGAACGTCCTCTCCCGCTCCCACTACCTGCCGGCGTTCAGCCGGCTGGGCAGCTATCCGCGCGCAGCCCTCGACGACCTGACGGCTCGCCGCCACGCGGTCTTCGAGTACTGGGCGCACGAGGCGTCGTTCCTGCCGGTCCGGCTGCAGCCCCACCTGCGCTGGCGCATGGCCGCGGCCGAGGAGCACGCCTGGGGCAACATGGTGCGGCTCCAGCGCGAGCGGCCGGGATTCGTCGCCGAGGTGCGCGAACGCGTCCGCACGGAGGGGCCGCTCAAGGCCGGTGGCCTGCTCGAGGGCAAGCGTGAACGGTCCGGGGAGATGTGGGACTGGCACGCCGGCAAGGTGGCGCTGGAGTGGCTCTTCTTCACCGGGGAGGTCACCGCCACGCACCGGACGACGAGCTTCGAGAAGGTCTACGACCTCACCGAGCGGGTGCTGCCGGCCGCCGTGCTGCAGGCGCCCACACCCGACCCCGCCGACGCGGTCCGCGAGCTGGTGCGCACCGCGTCGCAGGCCCTCGGGGTGGCGACCGAACGCGACCTGCGCGACTACTTCCGGCTGCGCCCGGAGGCTGCCCGCACGGCGATCGCCGAGCTCACCGCCGCCGGGGAACTGCTCCCGGTCGAGGTCACCGGCTGGGGCGCACCGGCCTGGCTCGACCCCGAGGCGCGCCGTCCGCGCTGGATCCGCGCCCGCGCGCTGCTGAGCCCGTTCGACTCCCTCGTCTGGGAGCGGCCGCGCGTCGAGCGGATCTTCGGCTTCCGCTACCGCCTGGAGATCTACACGCCCGCGGCCAAGCGGGTGCACGGCTACTACGTCCTGCCGTTCCTGCTCGGCGACCAGCTGGTTGCCCGCGCGGACCTCAAGGCCGACCGCAAGGCCGGCGTCCTGCGGGTCCAGGCGGTACACGGCGAGGAGGGCATCGACCGGCCGATCGTCGCGCGGGCGCTGGCCGAGGAGCTGCGGCTGATGGCCGACTGGCTGGAGCTCGACGATGTCACCGTCTCGGGCGCCGGTGACCTGGCGGCCGACCTCGCTCACGCCTCAGCGGCGGTCCGGGTCGACGTCGGGGCGTGA
- a CDS encoding DUF1232 domain-containing protein, with product MDWWQAVLTVGGGVLLLWALLILLLWRARPEDLTVREALRLLPDLVRLVRRVAVDRSLPRGVRVRLWLLLGYLLSPVDLVPDIVPVLGYADDVVVVAVALRWVVRTAGSEALLRAWPGGPAGLAVVLRLAGRGRSRPDVDPDRR from the coding sequence GTGGACTGGTGGCAGGCCGTGCTTACGGTCGGGGGCGGCGTGCTGCTGCTCTGGGCGCTCCTGATCCTGCTGCTCTGGCGAGCCCGGCCCGAGGACCTCACGGTGCGCGAGGCGCTGCGGCTGCTGCCCGACCTCGTCCGCCTGGTGCGGCGCGTGGCGGTCGACCGGTCGCTCCCCCGCGGCGTGCGTGTCCGGCTCTGGCTGCTGCTCGGCTACCTGCTCTCCCCGGTGGATCTCGTGCCCGACATCGTCCCCGTCCTCGGCTACGCCGACGACGTCGTGGTGGTCGCGGTCGCTCTGCGCTGGGTGGTGCGGACGGCGGGCAGCGAGGCCCTGTTGCGCGCGTGGCCCGGTGGACCGGCCGGGCTGGCCGTCGTCCTGCGGCTGGCCGGGCGGGGGCGGTCACGCCCCGACGTCGACCCGGACCGCCGCTGA
- a CDS encoding thymidylate synthase, translating to MDGAPIDTQYEDLLRRILEQGTPKQDRTGTGTVSLFGERLRYDLSERFPLVTTKKVHFKSIAVELLWFLRGDSNVGWLRDNGVTIWDEWASADGELGPVYGVQWRSWPAPDGEQIDQISNILSTLRSDPDSRRMIVSAWNVAALPDMALAPCHAFFQFHVADGRLSCQLYQRSADMFLGVPFNIASYALLTRMVADQVGLTPGDFIWVGGDCHIYSNHTDQVREQLSREVLPFPTLDLAPAPSLFDYTYEHFTVNDYRHHPAIRAAVAV from the coding sequence GTGGACGGCGCACCCATCGACACCCAGTACGAAGACCTGCTCCGGCGCATCCTCGAGCAGGGGACGCCCAAGCAGGACCGGACCGGCACCGGCACGGTGAGCCTCTTCGGGGAGCGGCTCCGGTACGACCTGTCCGAACGCTTCCCCCTGGTGACGACGAAGAAGGTCCACTTCAAGTCGATCGCCGTCGAGCTGCTGTGGTTCCTCCGGGGCGACAGCAACGTCGGCTGGCTGCGCGACAACGGCGTCACCATCTGGGACGAGTGGGCCTCCGCCGACGGCGAGCTCGGGCCGGTCTACGGCGTGCAGTGGCGGTCGTGGCCGGCCCCGGACGGCGAGCAGATCGACCAGATCTCGAACATCCTGTCGACACTCCGCAGCGACCCCGACTCGCGCCGCATGATCGTCTCGGCCTGGAACGTCGCCGCCCTGCCGGACATGGCGCTGGCGCCCTGCCACGCGTTCTTCCAGTTCCACGTCGCCGACGGCCGGCTCTCCTGCCAGCTCTACCAGCGCAGCGCCGACATGTTCCTCGGCGTCCCGTTCAACATCGCCAGCTACGCGCTGCTGACCCGCATGGTCGCCGACCAGGTGGGCCTGACACCCGGAGACTTCATCTGGGTCGGGGGCGACTGCCACATCTACAGCAACCACACCGACCAGGTCCGCGAGCAGCTCTCCCGCGAGGTGCTGCCCTTCCCGACGCTGGACCTCGCCCCGGCGCCGTCGCTGTTCGACTACACCTACGAGCACTTCACCGTGAACGACTACCGGCACCACCCGGCGATCCGGGCAGCCGTGGCGGTGTGA
- a CDS encoding dihydrofolate reductase, with protein MSPVAMIWAQARNGVIGAGGGLPWHLPEDLRLFRTLTTGSTVVMGRRTWESLPERFRPLPGRTNVVLTSDRAWSAEGARRAGSVAEALAAGEPLWVIGGGAVYESFLPHADRLVVTDVDVAVEGDTWAPAIGCQWQRVRRTPEGGWSFSSSSGLRYAVSEYARGTVAPAG; from the coding sequence GTGAGCCCGGTCGCGATGATCTGGGCGCAGGCCCGGAACGGGGTGATCGGCGCCGGCGGCGGCCTCCCGTGGCACCTGCCCGAGGACCTGAGGCTCTTCCGCACCCTCACCACGGGTTCGACCGTCGTCATGGGGCGGCGTACGTGGGAGTCACTGCCCGAGCGGTTCCGCCCGCTGCCCGGCCGCACCAACGTCGTCCTCACGTCGGACCGGGCGTGGTCGGCCGAGGGCGCGCGGCGTGCGGGGTCCGTGGCGGAGGCGCTCGCGGCGGGCGAGCCGCTCTGGGTGATCGGCGGTGGGGCCGTCTACGAGTCGTTCCTGCCGCACGCCGATCGGCTGGTGGTCACCGACGTGGACGTGGCCGTCGAGGGCGACACGTGGGCGCCGGCGATCGGGTGCCAGTGGCAGCGGGTCAGGCGCACACCCGAGGGAGGCTGGTCGTTCTCCTCGTCGTCCGGCCTGCGGTACGCCGTGTCGGAGTACGCGCGGGGGACCGTCGCTCCCGCTGGGTAG
- the dapA gene encoding 4-hydroxy-tetrahydrodipicolinate synthase translates to MTSDPARPFGRVLTAMVTPLAEDGSIDLSGAQELAAHLVDRQSHDGLVVFGTTGESPTISDGEQHAVLEAVMDAVGDRATVVAGVGTNDTAHSIEKAQSAARLGVHGLLVVTPYYNRPPQAGLLRHFTAVADATDLPVMLYDIPPRSSIPIEVETLVRAAEHPRIVAVKDAKADLGAVAWTLARTDLAYYSGEDMLNLPLLSLGAVGVVSVVGHVVGPRLAQLIAAVESGDLVTARAVNESLLPVYTGIFRTQGVIMAKAALKELGLPAGPVRPPLVDATPEQVAQLREDLVAGGVLR, encoded by the coding sequence ATGACCAGCGACCCCGCTCGGCCCTTCGGGCGTGTGCTCACGGCGATGGTGACCCCGCTGGCCGAGGACGGTTCCATCGACCTGTCGGGTGCCCAGGAACTGGCTGCGCACCTGGTCGACCGGCAGTCCCACGACGGGCTGGTCGTCTTCGGGACGACGGGAGAGTCGCCGACGATCAGCGACGGCGAGCAGCACGCGGTCCTCGAGGCCGTGATGGACGCCGTGGGTGACCGGGCGACCGTCGTCGCCGGCGTCGGCACCAACGACACCGCGCACTCCATCGAGAAGGCCCAGTCGGCGGCGCGGCTGGGCGTGCACGGCCTCCTGGTCGTGACGCCGTACTACAACCGGCCGCCGCAGGCGGGGCTGCTGCGGCACTTCACCGCGGTCGCGGACGCCACCGACCTGCCGGTGATGCTCTACGACATCCCGCCGCGCTCGTCGATCCCGATCGAGGTCGAGACGCTGGTCCGCGCGGCCGAGCACCCCCGCATCGTCGCGGTGAAGGACGCCAAGGCAGACCTCGGTGCGGTCGCCTGGACGCTGGCCCGCACCGACCTCGCCTACTACTCCGGCGAGGACATGCTGAACCTGCCGCTGCTCTCCCTGGGCGCCGTCGGCGTGGTCAGCGTCGTCGGGCACGTGGTCGGACCTCGGCTGGCCCAGCTGATCGCCGCCGTCGAGTCCGGTGACCTGGTGACGGCGCGCGCGGTCAACGAGAGCCTGCTGCCCGTCTACACCGGGATCTTCCGCACCCAGGGCGTGATCATGGCGAAGGCCGCCCTGAAGGAGCTCGGCCTGCCGGCCGGACCGGTGCGCCCGCCGCTGGTCGACGCCACCCCGGAGCAGGTCGCGCAGCTGCGGGAGGACCTGGTGGCCGGCGGAGTGCTCCGGTGA
- a CDS encoding ribonuclease J, with translation MSGQVTQPHLHLKAPPPLPEGGLRVMALGGLGEIGRNMAVLEFDGKLLIIDCGVLFPEAEQPGIDLILPDFGVIEHRLDDVVAVVLTHGHEDHIGAIPYLLRLREDIPLVGSRFTLALVAAKLREHRLDPTLVEVAAGEDHVAGPFSCEFISVNHSIPDALAVAVRTPAGVLVHTGDFKMDQLPLDGVLTDLGAFARLGATGIDLLLSDSTNAEVPGFVTPERSIGPVLDDVFARASQRLIVSSFASHVHRIQQVLDCAETHGRKVALVGRSMVRNMGVARDLGLLRVAPGLMVSLDDAAAMPPEQVVLVSTGSQGEPLSALGRMARGEHHQVTIEAGDTVVLASSLVPGNETAVYKVINGLARLGATVVHKETARVHVSGHAPAGELRTLLNVARPRYLMPVHGEWRHLRAHAALAEETGMASDRVILAEDGVVVDLIDGKASIVGSVPIGNVYVDGLNVGDVGEESLQARRILGDEGFVALTVVIEPSTRTIVRPVHLSTKGFSDDPSAFDEVLTLVEDNLKRALQDDEVDSHRLSQIIRRTVGKWVSDTHRRRPMIIPTVLEV, from the coding sequence GTGAGTGGCCAGGTCACGCAGCCGCACCTGCACCTCAAGGCACCGCCGCCGCTGCCCGAGGGCGGACTGCGCGTGATGGCGCTCGGCGGGCTCGGCGAGATCGGCCGCAACATGGCCGTCCTCGAGTTCGACGGCAAGCTGCTGATCATCGACTGCGGCGTGCTGTTCCCCGAGGCGGAGCAGCCGGGCATCGACCTGATCCTGCCCGACTTCGGCGTCATCGAGCACCGGCTGGACGACGTCGTCGCGGTGGTCCTCACCCACGGGCACGAGGACCACATCGGCGCCATCCCGTACCTGCTGCGGCTGCGCGAGGACATCCCGCTGGTCGGGTCGCGGTTCACCCTCGCGCTCGTCGCCGCGAAGCTCCGCGAGCACCGCCTCGACCCCACGCTGGTCGAGGTCGCCGCAGGGGAGGACCACGTCGCCGGTCCGTTCTCCTGCGAGTTCATCTCGGTCAACCACTCGATCCCCGACGCGCTCGCCGTCGCGGTGCGCACGCCGGCCGGCGTCCTGGTGCACACCGGCGATTTCAAGATGGACCAGTTGCCCCTCGACGGCGTCCTCACCGACCTGGGCGCCTTCGCGCGGCTCGGCGCCACCGGCATCGACCTGCTGCTCTCGGACTCGACCAACGCCGAGGTGCCCGGCTTCGTCACCCCCGAGCGCAGCATCGGTCCGGTGCTCGACGACGTGTTCGCGCGCGCGTCGCAGCGGCTGATCGTCTCCAGCTTCGCCAGCCACGTGCACCGCATCCAGCAGGTGCTCGACTGCGCGGAGACCCACGGCCGCAAGGTCGCGCTCGTCGGCCGGTCGATGGTCCGCAACATGGGTGTCGCCCGGGATCTGGGGCTGCTCCGCGTCGCCCCGGGGCTCATGGTGTCCCTCGACGACGCCGCCGCCATGCCGCCCGAGCAGGTGGTGCTGGTCAGCACCGGCTCGCAGGGGGAGCCGCTGTCGGCGCTCGGCCGCATGGCGCGGGGCGAGCACCACCAGGTGACGATCGAGGCGGGTGACACCGTCGTCCTGGCCTCGTCGCTGGTCCCGGGCAACGAGACCGCCGTCTACAAGGTGATCAACGGCCTGGCCCGGCTGGGCGCCACGGTGGTGCACAAGGAGACGGCTCGTGTGCACGTCTCGGGGCACGCACCCGCCGGTGAGCTGCGCACGCTGCTGAACGTCGCCAGGCCGCGGTACCTGATGCCCGTGCACGGCGAGTGGCGGCACCTGCGCGCCCACGCCGCGCTGGCGGAGGAGACCGGCATGGCCAGCGATCGGGTGATCCTGGCGGAGGACGGGGTCGTCGTGGACCTGATCGACGGGAAGGCCTCGATCGTGGGCAGCGTGCCGATCGGCAACGTCTACGTCGACGGGCTCAACGTCGGCGACGTGGGGGAGGAGTCGCTGCAGGCCCGGCGGATCCTCGGTGATGAGGGGTTCGTGGCGCTGACCGTGGTGATAGAGCCATCGACCAGGACGATCGTGCGGCCGGTGCACCTGTCCACCAAGGGCTTCTCCGACGACCCGTCGGCCTTCGACGAGGTGCTGACCCTGGTCGAGGACAACCTCAAGCGCGCGCTCCAGGACGACGAGGTGGACTCGCACCGGCTGTCGCAGATCATCCGGCGGACCGTCGGCAAGTGGGTGTCGGACACCCACCGCCGCCGTCCGATGATCATCCCGACCGTCCTCGAGGTCTGA
- a CDS encoding alpha/beta hydrolase family protein has translation MVSTPLPHGAMSHGAMIHGAWPTPITSELVVRAAARLGEVVVDGDDVWWSESRPAEGGRSVIVRRSADGTVADVLPAPWNARTRVHEYGGGAWTVSAGTLWFTEFSDQRLYRLDAGSDAPVAVTPEPAVPAGSRHADLRVREGVALAVRETHPASGAAAEVGNEIVRVGPDGTEVLVSGPDFVSDPRLSPEGDALAWLQWDHPNMPWDAARLVVRGSDGREHVMAGGPGESVVQPVWGADGTLWFLCDRTDVWSLYRRRPHGEVELVLDVGSDIAGPQWVFGQSRYALLADGRIVVAYGRDGADRLAVLEDGDLRELDLPWGTFRYVTAQGTAVVCVAGSPSSEPVVLRADVDGGACEVLRPARDLGLDPAWFSSPEHVTFPTDERGTGIAEAHALVYPPTNPETSGPEGDLPPLMVVVHGGPTAGAVPVLDVEIQYWTSRGFCVADVDYRGSTGYGRRYRDALQGRWGVLDLDDVVACARFLADSGRVDPARMAIRGGSAGGYTTLAALTMRPGVFTAGASHYGVADLGALAAETHKFESRYLDGLVAPWPSGRAVYDERSPINHVDALDTPLAVFQGDEDAVVPPEQAEAIVAALREKGIPHVYLLFAGEQHGFRKAENIRAALDGELSFYAQVWGFDLPEAEGIEPIMIR, from the coding sequence ATGGTTTCGACTCCCCTGCCCCACGGCGCGATGAGCCACGGCGCGATGATCCACGGCGCATGGCCCACCCCGATCACCTCGGAACTCGTCGTCCGGGCGGCCGCGCGGCTCGGTGAGGTGGTGGTGGACGGGGACGACGTCTGGTGGTCGGAGTCACGGCCGGCCGAGGGCGGCCGGTCGGTGATCGTCCGTCGATCGGCCGACGGCACGGTCGCCGACGTCCTGCCGGCGCCCTGGAACGCCCGCACTCGGGTGCACGAGTACGGGGGCGGCGCGTGGACGGTGTCGGCCGGCACGCTGTGGTTCACCGAGTTCTCCGACCAGCGGCTGTACCGGCTCGACGCGGGCAGCGACGCGCCGGTCGCCGTCACCCCCGAGCCTGCCGTCCCCGCCGGTTCCCGCCACGCCGACCTGCGGGTCCGGGAGGGCGTCGCTCTCGCCGTCCGCGAGACCCATCCCGCGTCCGGTGCGGCCGCCGAGGTGGGAAACGAGATCGTCCGCGTGGGCCCGGACGGCACCGAGGTCCTGGTCTCGGGTCCGGACTTCGTCTCCGACCCGCGCCTTTCCCCCGAGGGTGACGCGCTCGCGTGGCTGCAGTGGGACCACCCGAACATGCCGTGGGACGCCGCGCGGCTCGTCGTCCGCGGCTCCGACGGGCGGGAGCACGTGATGGCCGGTGGACCCGGCGAGTCCGTGGTGCAGCCGGTATGGGGCGCCGACGGCACCCTGTGGTTCCTGTGCGACCGCACCGATGTCTGGTCGCTGTACCGCCGGCGTCCGCACGGTGAGGTGGAGCTGGTCCTCGACGTCGGCAGCGACATCGCCGGCCCCCAGTGGGTCTTCGGGCAGAGCCGGTACGCGCTGCTGGCCGACGGCCGGATCGTGGTCGCGTACGGCCGCGACGGCGCCGACCGGCTCGCCGTCCTGGAGGACGGCGACCTGCGCGAGCTGGATCTGCCGTGGGGCACGTTCCGGTACGTCACCGCCCAGGGCACGGCCGTGGTCTGCGTGGCCGGGAGCCCGTCGAGCGAGCCGGTGGTACTGCGGGCGGACGTCGACGGCGGCGCCTGCGAGGTGCTGCGCCCGGCCCGGGACCTCGGGCTGGACCCCGCCTGGTTCTCCTCCCCCGAGCACGTCACCTTCCCCACCGACGAGCGGGGCACCGGCATCGCCGAGGCGCACGCCCTGGTCTACCCGCCGACCAACCCGGAGACGTCGGGTCCCGAGGGCGACCTGCCGCCGCTGATGGTCGTCGTCCACGGTGGGCCGACCGCCGGTGCGGTCCCGGTGCTCGACGTGGAGATCCAGTACTGGACGTCGCGGGGGTTCTGCGTCGCCGACGTCGACTACCGTGGCTCCACCGGCTACGGCCGCCGGTACCGCGACGCGCTGCAGGGCCGGTGGGGCGTCCTCGACCTGGACGACGTCGTCGCCTGCGCGCGCTTCCTCGCCGACAGCGGGCGGGTCGACCCGGCCCGGATGGCCATCCGCGGGGGCTCGGCGGGCGGCTACACGACGCTCGCCGCGTTGACGATGCGCCCGGGCGTCTTCACCGCCGGCGCCAGCCATTACGGCGTCGCCGACCTGGGGGCGCTGGCCGCCGAGACGCACAAGTTCGAGTCCCGTTACCTGGACGGCCTCGTGGCCCCGTGGCCCTCCGGCCGGGCGGTCTACGACGAACGCTCGCCGATCAACCACGTCGACGCGCTCGACACCCCGCTGGCGGTGTTCCAGGGCGACGAGGACGCGGTCGTGCCGCCGGAACAGGCCGAGGCGATCGTCGCCGCCCTGCGCGAGAAGGGCATCCCGCACGTCTACCTGCTGTTCGCCGGTGAGCAGCACGGCTTCCGGAAGGCGGAGAACATCCGGGCCGCCCTGGACGGCGAGCTCTCCTTCTACGCCCAAGTGTGGGGCTTCGACCTGCCCGAGGCGGAAGGCATCGAGCCGATCATGATCAGGTGA